One Ignavibacteriales bacterium DNA segment encodes these proteins:
- a CDS encoding STAS/SEC14 domain-containing protein: MYEILSESKGNLIGVKLIGEVPKDEREEVISKLKSLGEEHGKIRLLIELHEFEAFGSETFAAYMEFLLPVVSIIEKFAFVGHSKLQEIAVEIDSFFAKMFGIKEEYFDYTKLDEAWNWLKED, encoded by the coding sequence ATGTACGAAATTCTAAGTGAAAGTAAGGGAAATCTCATAGGTGTGAAGCTTATTGGCGAAGTGCCAAAAGATGAGAGGGAAGAAGTTATAAGCAAACTAAAGTCCCTCGGAGAAGAACACGGTAAAATAAGGTTGCTCATCGAACTTCATGAATTTGAAGCCTTCGGTTCGGAAACCTTTGCCGCTTACATGGAATTCCTGCTTCCTGTCGTAAGTATAATTGAAAAGTTCGCATTCGTTGGTCACAGCAAATTACAGGAGATCGCCGTAGAGATCGACAGCTTCTTCGCGAAGATGTTCGGTATTAAGGAAGAGTATTTCGATTACACAAAGCTGGACGAAGCCTGGAATTGGCTCAAAGAAGATTAG
- a CDS encoding oxalate decarboxylase family bicupin, protein MDNKENEKTPDSLEPIRGDLGGTIMGPQNDALQRQNPDQLRSPDTDAGTVPNLKFSYATARNRLSKGGWAREITTRELPIATTMSGVNMRLKPGAIREMHWHKEAEWAYMIAGHCQITVVDPQGRNFIDDLGPGDLWNFPPGIPHSIQAFDDGCEFLLVFDDGTFSENETFLITDWFAHTPREVLAKNFGVPESAFANIPINVNKDRYIFPGKVPQPKVKAAVESPQGPTPVSYSYRMLAQEPVKFSGGQARIVDSSNFPVSNTIAAALVEIEPGGMREMHWHPNNDEWQYYLSGEGRMTVYASSGMARTFDYRAGDVGYVPFAMGHYVENTGNETLTFLEMFKSSYFADISLNQWMALTPHELVKEHLNLDDKTMSVLQKVKPVIVKP, encoded by the coding sequence ATGGACAACAAAGAAAACGAAAAAACCCCGGATTCGTTAGAACCGATCCGTGGTGACCTGGGCGGAACCATAATGGGACCCCAAAATGATGCCCTCCAGCGGCAAAACCCGGACCAGCTCCGCTCGCCCGACACTGACGCTGGTACAGTACCAAATTTAAAATTTTCATACGCGACCGCTCGTAACCGTCTTTCCAAAGGAGGATGGGCGCGCGAGATCACGACGCGGGAGCTTCCCATTGCGACCACGATGTCTGGCGTTAACATGAGATTAAAACCCGGAGCGATTCGCGAGATGCACTGGCATAAAGAAGCCGAGTGGGCTTATATGATCGCGGGGCATTGCCAGATCACGGTCGTTGATCCGCAGGGCAGGAACTTCATCGATGACCTCGGGCCCGGCGACCTGTGGAATTTCCCACCCGGTATCCCTCACTCAATTCAGGCATTCGACGACGGGTGTGAATTTCTGCTGGTGTTTGATGACGGGACATTTTCAGAGAACGAAACATTCCTAATCACCGACTGGTTCGCGCATACTCCGCGCGAGGTGCTTGCTAAAAACTTCGGCGTACCCGAGTCCGCATTCGCAAATATCCCAATTAACGTAAACAAAGACCGCTACATCTTCCCCGGCAAAGTACCGCAGCCGAAAGTCAAAGCGGCGGTAGAATCCCCGCAGGGTCCGACCCCCGTAAGCTACAGCTATAGAATGCTTGCTCAGGAGCCCGTTAAGTTCTCCGGTGGACAGGCAAGGATAGTAGATTCGTCTAATTTCCCGGTTTCAAATACCATCGCCGCGGCATTAGTAGAGATAGAGCCGGGCGGTATGCGTGAAATGCACTGGCATCCAAATAACGATGAATGGCAGTATTATCTTTCTGGTGAAGGACGTATGACCGTTTACGCGTCGAGCGGGATGGCAAGGACTTTCGATTACAGAGCTGGCGATGTGGGATATGTGCCCTTTGCCATGGGTCACTATGTTGAGAATACCGGTAACGAAACGTTGACTTTCCTTGAAATGTTCAAAAGTTCTTACTTCGCCGATATCTCGCTGAATCAATGGATGGCTCTTACACCGCATGAACTCGTTAAAGAGCACCTTAACCTCGATGATAAGACTATGTCGGTACTTCAAAAAGTAAAACCGGTTATTGTAAAGCCTTAG
- a CDS encoding DUF2071 domain-containing protein yields MSKVFLTAEWRNLILITYKIPTDILTPHLPKGIELDTINGETFASLVAFDFLNTKVKGVKIPFHVNFPEINLRFYVREIESKKRGVVFIREFVPKYFIELVADNVYNEPYKSIPMKSSVTKNGTVKVEHEIKFENNEYSISLDAENKPYLPGEDSTEHFFKEHSWGYGTNKNGETLVYRVDHPFWDVYPVIKYEHNFDFTKIYGEKWSFLDQEEPYSVILAEGSEIKVYSHTIL; encoded by the coding sequence ATGAGCAAAGTATTTCTCACAGCCGAGTGGCGGAACCTGATTCTCATCACGTATAAAATTCCAACAGATATACTCACACCTCATCTCCCAAAAGGGATAGAGCTCGATACTATAAATGGAGAAACATTCGCAAGCCTTGTCGCATTCGATTTTCTGAATACAAAGGTCAAAGGGGTAAAGATACCCTTTCACGTGAATTTCCCTGAGATCAACCTGCGTTTTTACGTAAGAGAAATTGAGAGCAAAAAAAGAGGCGTGGTATTTATAAGGGAGTTCGTACCGAAGTATTTTATTGAACTCGTTGCGGATAACGTTTATAACGAACCGTACAAAAGCATACCTATGAAGAGTTCCGTAACAAAAAACGGAACAGTAAAGGTCGAGCATGAAATAAAGTTTGAAAACAATGAATACAGTATCTCTCTCGATGCAGAAAACAAACCATACCTGCCCGGGGAAGATTCAACCGAACATTTCTTTAAGGAGCATTCGTGGGGATACGGAACCAATAAAAATGGTGAGACTCTTGTATACAGGGTTGACCACCCTTTCTGGGACGTATATCCCGTCATAAAATACGAGCATAACTTCGACTTCACAAAAATCTACGGAGAAAAGTGGAGCTTTCTAGATCAGGAAGAGCCCTACAGTGTTATATTAGCGGAAGGATCGGAGATAAAGGTTTACTCTCACACAATATTGTAA